The Streptomyces sp. NBC_01268 genome segment CGCCGTGGTCGTCGACGCGGGGCGGGCGTCCCATGGCCTCGGGGGTGTGCTCGGGGCGGACCGTGTCGATGCGGTTCAGGCGGACGCCCTCGCGCATCAGGAGGACCAGGTCCTCCCAGATCGCGGCCCACTCCCCCGCGCTCAGGTCCTTGCCCGCGCGGTACGGGTCGATGCCGTGCCGGAAGAGGACCTCGGCGCGGTAGACGTTGCCGACGCCCGCGATGATCTTCTGGTCCATGAGCAGGGCGGCGATCGTCGTGCGGGACTTCGAGATCCGCGGCCAGGCCTGGTCGGGGCCGTCCGCCGGGCGCAGCGGGTCGGGGCCGAGCCGCTCGTGTATCGCCGTCTTCTCGGCGTCGGTGATCAGCGCGCAGGTCGTCGGGCCGCGCAGGTCGACGTACGCCTCCTGACCGGCCAGGCGCAGCCGGACGGTGTCGGTGGGCGGCGGCGCGGGCGCGTCCCCGAAGTCGACCTTGCCGAAGAGGCCGAGGTGGATGTGGATCCACTCCTCGCCCGGGAAGCCGAGGAAGAGGTGCTTGCCGTGGGCCTCGGTGGTGGTGAGGACCGTGCCGTCGAGCAGGGCCGCCGAGTCGGCGAACTTGCCCTGCGGGCTGGAGGCGCGCACAGGCCGGCCGCCGAACCGTTCCCGGTAGTCGGCGGCCAGCCGGTGGATCGTGTGCCCTTCAGGCATGGGCGCTGATCAGGCCTCGTCCTGCGGGTGGTGCGCCGGGATCGCCGGGAGCTCGCCGGTCTCCTCGTAGCGGGAGAGCATGTCGATCCGGCGGGTGTGGCGCTCGTCGCCCGAGTACGGGGTGGAGAGGAAGATCTCGACGAACTTGGTCGCCTCTTCCTGGGTGTGCATCCGGCCGCCGATGGAGACCACGTTGGCGTTGTTGTGCTCGCGGCCGAGGGCGGCGGTCTGCTCGCTCCAGGCGAGGGCGGCGCGCACTCCCTTGACCTTGTTGGCGGCGATCTGCTCGCCGTTGCCGGAGCCGCCGATCACGATGCCGAGGGCGTCCTCGTCGGCGGCGGTCCGCTCGGCGGCGCGCAGGCAGAACGGCGGGTAGTCGTCGAGGGCGTCGTAGATGTGCGGACCACAGTCGACGGGCTCGTGGCCATGGGCCTTCAGCCACTCGACGAGGTGGTTCTTGAGTTCGTAGCCGGCATGGTCGGAACCGAGGTAGACGCGCATGTTCCGAGTGTGGCACGGCGGGGACG includes the following:
- a CDS encoding Fpg/Nei family DNA glycosylase; amino-acid sequence: MPEGHTIHRLAADYRERFGGRPVRASSPQGKFADSAALLDGTVLTTTEAHGKHLFLGFPGEEWIHIHLGLFGKVDFGDAPAPPPTDTVRLRLAGQEAYVDLRGPTTCALITDAEKTAIHERLGPDPLRPADGPDQAWPRISKSRTTIAALLMDQKIIAGVGNVYRAEVLFRHGIDPYRAGKDLSAGEWAAIWEDLVLLMREGVRLNRIDTVRPEHTPEAMGRPPRVDDHGGEVYVYRRANLPCHICHTEIRTADLANRNLFWCPGCQSR
- a CDS encoding ribose-5-phosphate isomerase; protein product: MRVYLGSDHAGYELKNHLVEWLKAHGHEPVDCGPHIYDALDDYPPFCLRAAERTAADEDALGIVIGGSGNGEQIAANKVKGVRAALAWSEQTAALGREHNNANVVSIGGRMHTQEEATKFVEIFLSTPYSGDERHTRRIDMLSRYEETGELPAIPAHHPQDEA